The nucleotide window CATTTGATCAGCGTGCTCTTGCCGGAGCCCGAAGGGCCGCAGATCACTACGACCTCGCCCTGACGGACCGTCGCTGAGCAGCCACGCAAGATAAGCAGCTTGCCGTAGGATTTATGCACATCCTCGACGAAGATCATTACGCGCGGCCTTTCCGATAGAAGTCGAGCGCCTTCGTCGACGTCAGACAAATGACCAGATAGACGACGGCGACCAGCGTATACATTTCCGTGGGCCGCCCATCGCGCGAGGCGACGATGCTCGCCGTCGTCAGGAAGTCGTGCAGCGCCACGACATAGACTAGGGAGGTGTCCTGGAAGACGATGACGATCTGGTTCAACACCAGTGGCGTCATCGTGCGCAGAGCCTGCGGCATGACGATATGGCGCATCACTTGGCTGCGGCGCAAACCTGTCGCGAGGCCCGCCTCGGTCTGGCCCTTGCGGACATTGTTGATGCCCGCGCGGATGATCTCGCAATAAAAGGCGGCCTCGAAGAGCACGAAGGCGACCAGCGCCGACATCAGCGAGCCGATCGGCCGGCCGATTGCCAGCGGCATCAGAAAATAAAACCAGAACAGCACCAGCACGAGCGGCAACGAACGCATCACGGTGACATAGGCCGCGGCCGGCGCCGCGATGAGCCGGTGCGTCGACAGCCGCATCAACGCGAGGCCGAAGCCGAGGATCAGCCCGCCCACGGTCGCGACCAGCACGAGCAGGGCGCTGAGCGCCATGCCCTCGGCGAGGAAGCTCCAGGACCGAGCGATGACGCCCCAGTCGAAATGGCTCATGTCGCAGTCTTCCGCAGGGCTGCGCCGCC belongs to Bosea sp. NBC_00550 and includes:
- a CDS encoding amino acid ABC transporter permease, with protein sequence MSHFDWGVIARSWSFLAEGMALSALLVLVATVGGLILGFGLALMRLSTHRLIAAPAAAYVTVMRSLPLVLVLFWFYFLMPLAIGRPIGSLMSALVAFVLFEAAFYCEIIRAGINNVRKGQTEAGLATGLRRSQVMRHIVMPQALRTMTPLVLNQIVIVFQDTSLVYVVALHDFLTTASIVASRDGRPTEMYTLVAVVYLVICLTSTKALDFYRKGRA